In Vreelandella piezotolerans, one genomic interval encodes:
- a CDS encoding NADP-dependent isocitrate dehydrogenase produces MSKTPKIIYTLTDEAPALATYSLLPIIDAFTDSAGVEVETRDISLAARVLAQFPDILNDEQRVSDDLAELGQLAKTPEANIIKLPNISASGPQLKATIKELQSQGYPLPAYPEEPKNDEEASIKARYDKAKGSAVNPVLREGNSDRRAPKSVKNYARKYPHRMGEWSADSKSHVAHMSEGDFYGSEQSAVMEKAGTLKIALQQADGTQVVLKEGLAVQAGEVIDAACMSSRRLRSFIDSQINDAKESGVLFSLHLKATMMKVSDPIMFGIVVEEFYKEVLEKHADALKSAGFNANSGIGDLYSAIEKLPSDQQDAIKGDVEALYQTRPAMAMVNSHKGITNLHVPSDVIIDASMPAMIRDSGKMWNANDELQDAKAVIPDRCYATIYQAVIEDCKQNGAFDPTTMGSVPNVGLMAQKAEEYGSHDKTFQMPADGTVVVTDDSGETLFSHTVEAGDIWRMCQTKDAPIQDWVKLAVTRARDSGAPALFWLDANRAHDAQLIKKVETYLKDHDTSGLDIRILAPVDAMKLSLERIRKGEDTISVTGNVLRDYLTDLFPIMELGTSAKMLSIVPLMNGGGLFETGAGGSAPKHVQQFLEENHLRWDSLGEFLALAASLEHLGSTFGNARATLLAKALDEANGKFLDSNKSPSRKVGELDNRGSHFYLALYWAEALAAQDQDGDMKTLFARLAEALKANEAAIVDELNSVQGQPVDIQGYFHPNGELASQAMRPSKTLNDALAMVAKG; encoded by the coding sequence ATGTCTAAAACGCCGAAGATCATTTATACGCTCACCGATGAAGCTCCTGCGCTCGCTACCTACTCTCTGTTACCCATCATTGATGCTTTTACCGACTCTGCCGGTGTCGAAGTAGAGACCCGCGACATTTCGCTGGCTGCCCGTGTGCTGGCACAGTTTCCCGACATTCTGAACGACGAGCAGCGCGTCAGCGACGACTTGGCTGAGCTGGGTCAGCTGGCGAAGACGCCGGAAGCCAATATCATCAAGCTGCCTAACATCAGCGCCTCTGGCCCCCAGCTCAAAGCGACCATCAAAGAGTTACAGAGTCAGGGTTATCCGCTGCCGGCGTATCCGGAAGAGCCTAAGAACGATGAAGAGGCCTCCATCAAAGCGCGCTATGACAAAGCCAAAGGCAGTGCGGTAAACCCGGTGCTGCGTGAGGGTAATTCTGACCGTCGTGCGCCGAAATCGGTCAAGAACTACGCGCGTAAATACCCGCACCGTATGGGCGAGTGGAGCGCTGACTCCAAGTCTCATGTCGCGCACATGAGCGAAGGCGATTTCTACGGCAGCGAGCAGTCAGCGGTCATGGAAAAAGCGGGCACGCTGAAGATCGCGCTGCAGCAAGCCGATGGCACCCAGGTAGTGCTAAAAGAGGGGCTTGCGGTACAGGCGGGTGAAGTGATCGATGCGGCGTGCATGAGCAGCCGTCGTCTGCGTAGCTTCATCGACAGCCAGATCAACGATGCTAAAGAGAGCGGCGTGCTGTTTTCGCTGCACCTGAAAGCTACCATGATGAAGGTCTCCGACCCGATCATGTTCGGCATCGTAGTTGAAGAGTTCTACAAAGAGGTGCTGGAGAAGCACGCTGACGCACTGAAGAGCGCGGGCTTCAACGCCAACAGCGGTATCGGCGACCTGTACAGCGCCATCGAGAAGCTGCCCAGCGACCAGCAAGACGCCATCAAAGGCGATGTCGAGGCGCTGTATCAAACACGCCCGGCCATGGCGATGGTGAATTCCCACAAAGGCATCACCAACCTCCACGTGCCCAGCGACGTGATCATCGACGCCTCCATGCCGGCGATGATTCGTGATTCCGGCAAGATGTGGAATGCCAACGATGAGTTGCAGGATGCCAAAGCGGTCATCCCGGATCGTTGCTACGCCACCATCTATCAAGCCGTCATCGAAGACTGCAAGCAGAACGGTGCGTTCGATCCGACCACGATGGGTAGCGTTCCTAACGTGGGCCTCATGGCGCAGAAAGCCGAAGAGTACGGCTCCCATGATAAAACCTTCCAAATGCCCGCCGACGGTACCGTCGTGGTGACCGACGACTCGGGCGAAACGCTATTCAGCCACACGGTAGAAGCGGGCGACATTTGGCGGATGTGCCAAACCAAAGATGCGCCGATTCAAGACTGGGTGAAGCTGGCGGTCACTCGTGCCCGCGACAGCGGTGCTCCAGCGCTGTTCTGGCTCGACGCCAACCGTGCCCATGACGCCCAACTGATCAAGAAGGTCGAAACGTACCTGAAAGACCACGACACGTCCGGCCTGGATATCCGTATACTAGCGCCCGTCGACGCGATGAAACTCTCCCTGGAACGCATTCGCAAGGGTGAAGACACCATCTCCGTCACCGGTAACGTGCTGCGCGACTATCTCACCGACCTGTTCCCGATCATGGAGCTCGGCACTAGCGCCAAGATGCTTTCCATCGTGCCGCTGATGAACGGCGGTGGTCTGTTCGAAACCGGCGCTGGCGGCTCGGCACCGAAGCACGTTCAGCAGTTCCTGGAAGAGAACCATCTGCGCTGGGATTCGCTGGGTGAGTTCCTGGCGCTGGCAGCGTCGCTCGAACACCTAGGCAGCACCTTCGGTAATGCCCGCGCGACGCTGTTGGCAAAAGCGCTGGATGAAGCCAATGGCAAATTCCTCGACAGCAACAAGTCGCCATCGCGTAAAGTCGGCGAGCTGGATAACCGTGGCAGCCACTTTTACCTGGCCCTCTACTGGGCAGAAGCATTGGCAGCTCAGGATCAGGATGGCGATATGAAAACGCTGTTCGCCCGTTTGGCCGAAGCGCTCAAAGCCAACGAAGCCGCGATCGTTGACGAACTCAATAGCGTTCAAGGTCAGCCGGTCGATATTCAAGGCTACTTCCACCCGAACGGTGAACTGGCCAGCCAAGCCATGCGTCCAAGCAAGACGCTAAACGACGCCCTGGCAATGGTTGCCAAAGGCTAA
- the clpS gene encoding ATP-dependent Clp protease adapter ClpS has protein sequence MPEHDDDLAVQSAEPALAQPPLYKVVLHNDDYTPMEFVVEVLQGFFNMDSEKAVQVMLAVHTQGKATCGIFTRDIAETKSYQVNEYARECEHPLMSDIEAAD, from the coding sequence ATGCCCGAGCACGATGATGACTTAGCGGTGCAGTCGGCCGAGCCCGCGCTGGCACAGCCGCCTTTATATAAAGTGGTGTTGCACAACGACGACTATACCCCCATGGAGTTTGTCGTCGAAGTGCTGCAGGGTTTTTTCAATATGGATAGCGAAAAAGCCGTACAGGTCATGCTGGCCGTACACACTCAGGGAAAAGCCACGTGCGGCATTTTTACCCGGGATATTGCTGAAACAAAGAGCTATCAAGTGAATGAGTACGCCCGTGAGTGCGAGCACCCATTAATGAGCGATATCGAAGCGGCCGATTGA
- the clpA gene encoding ATP-dependent Clp protease ATP-binding subunit ClpA — MLSKELELTLNTAFTVARSKRHEFMTVEHLLLALLDNASAVDVLKACGANLDKLRSDLQDFINSTTPLIPEGQGDRETQPTLGFQRVLQRAVFHVQSSGKSEVTGANVLVAIFSEQESQAVYFLKQQSVARVDAVNYIAHGISKVSGHGPSPSPSSQENDDAEEGSAEGAAHPLTGYATNLNEQARQGKIDPLIGRDHELERVVQILARRRKNNPLLVGEAGVGKTAIAEGLAKRIVEEDVPEVIADAVVYSLDMGALLAGTKYRGDFEKRLKSLLSELRKQPNAILFIDEIHTVIGAGAASGGVMDASNLLKPLLSSGELRCIGSTTFQEFRGIFEKDRALARRFQKVDVLAPSVEDTIKILKGLRSRFEEHHELKYTDGALESAARLADRYINDRFLPDKAIDVIDEAGAHQRMLPPEVRATTIDVEQVEAVVASIARIPPKSVSSSDRKQLEKLDRDLKMLVFGQDEAIDSLSAAIKLSRAGLKSPDKPVGSFLFAGPTGVGKTEVAKQLAHIMGIELVRFDMSEYMERHTVSRLIGAPPGYVGYDQGGLLTEAVTKQPHCVLLLDEIEKAHPEVFNLLLQVMDHGRLTDNNGREADFRHVILIMTSNAGAEQASRRSIGFQSQDHSTDAMEVIRRTFSPEFRNRLDGIIQFHALPTTVVRNVVDKFLIELQAQLDEKRVQLDVDDVARDWLAEKGYDPDMGARPMARLIQEKLKKPLAEMILFGELAEHGGIVHVSLEEGELHLSTESEMADAP; from the coding sequence ATGCTGAGCAAAGAACTTGAACTGACCCTGAACACGGCCTTCACCGTGGCTCGCTCGAAGCGCCACGAGTTTATGACCGTCGAGCATCTGCTTCTGGCGCTGCTAGACAATGCTTCTGCGGTGGATGTGCTGAAGGCGTGCGGGGCAAACCTCGACAAGCTGCGGTCCGATCTGCAGGATTTCATCAATTCGACCACACCGCTGATCCCCGAGGGGCAGGGTGACCGTGAAACACAGCCAACGCTGGGCTTCCAACGCGTGCTTCAGCGTGCGGTATTCCATGTTCAATCGTCTGGCAAGAGTGAAGTAACAGGCGCTAACGTGCTAGTAGCGATCTTCTCTGAGCAAGAGAGTCAGGCAGTCTATTTCTTGAAGCAACAGAGCGTGGCACGGGTCGATGCAGTAAATTACATTGCTCACGGCATCTCGAAAGTGTCTGGTCATGGCCCTTCACCCTCTCCCTCTTCTCAAGAGAACGACGATGCAGAAGAGGGCAGTGCCGAAGGTGCCGCTCACCCGCTGACGGGCTATGCCACCAACCTGAACGAGCAGGCGCGCCAGGGTAAAATCGACCCGCTAATTGGTCGTGATCACGAGCTCGAGCGTGTCGTGCAAATCCTGGCCCGTCGTCGTAAGAACAACCCCCTGCTGGTGGGTGAGGCGGGCGTGGGCAAAACCGCCATTGCTGAAGGCCTGGCCAAACGCATCGTCGAAGAAGACGTGCCCGAAGTGATCGCCGATGCGGTGGTCTACTCATTGGACATGGGCGCACTATTGGCAGGCACCAAATACCGTGGCGATTTCGAAAAGCGCCTCAAGAGCTTGCTGAGCGAGCTGCGCAAACAGCCCAATGCCATCTTGTTCATCGATGAGATTCACACGGTCATTGGCGCGGGCGCTGCCTCGGGCGGCGTAATGGACGCCTCCAATCTGTTGAAACCGCTGCTCTCTTCAGGTGAGCTGCGCTGCATTGGTTCGACCACGTTCCAGGAGTTCCGCGGAATTTTCGAGAAAGACCGCGCCTTGGCACGCCGCTTCCAAAAGGTCGACGTGCTGGCACCGTCCGTTGAGGACACCATCAAGATTCTCAAAGGGCTGCGTTCGCGCTTCGAAGAGCACCACGAACTGAAATACACCGACGGTGCGTTGGAAAGTGCGGCCCGATTGGCGGATCGCTACATCAACGATCGATTCCTGCCCGATAAAGCGATCGACGTGATCGACGAAGCGGGTGCGCATCAGCGGATGCTACCCCCTGAGGTACGCGCTACGACGATCGACGTGGAGCAGGTGGAAGCCGTGGTGGCCTCCATTGCGCGCATTCCGCCGAAGAGCGTCTCGAGTTCGGATCGTAAACAGCTCGAGAAGTTGGACCGCGACCTGAAAATGTTGGTGTTTGGTCAAGACGAAGCGATCGATTCACTGTCGGCGGCCATCAAGCTCTCCCGTGCGGGCCTGAAATCTCCCGATAAGCCCGTGGGCAGTTTCCTGTTCGCAGGCCCGACTGGGGTCGGTAAAACGGAAGTAGCCAAGCAACTGGCGCATATCATGGGCATCGAGCTGGTGCGTTTCGATATGTCGGAGTACATGGAGCGTCACACCGTGTCGCGTTTGATCGGTGCGCCTCCAGGCTATGTGGGGTATGACCAGGGTGGGCTACTGACCGAGGCCGTCACCAAACAGCCGCACTGCGTGCTGCTTCTCGACGAAATCGAAAAAGCGCATCCAGAAGTCTTCAATCTGCTATTGCAGGTCATGGATCACGGTCGTTTGACGGACAACAACGGCCGCGAGGCAGACTTCCGCCATGTGATTTTGATCATGACCTCGAACGCTGGGGCGGAGCAGGCGTCGCGTCGCTCTATCGGTTTCCAGAGCCAGGATCACTCGACGGATGCGATGGAAGTGATTCGTCGGACCTTCTCGCCGGAATTCCGTAACCGCCTGGACGGCATCATTCAATTCCATGCGCTGCCCACGACGGTAGTGCGCAACGTGGTCGACAAGTTCCTGATCGAGCTTCAAGCGCAACTAGACGAGAAGCGCGTGCAGCTGGATGTAGACGACGTCGCCCGAGATTGGCTAGCAGAGAAAGGCTACGACCCGGATATGGGGGCAAGGCCGATGGCTCGCTTGATCCAAGAGAAGCTCAAGAAGCCACTCGCAGAGATGATTCTGTTTGGAGAGCTGGCCGAGCACGGTGGTATCGTACATGTTAGCCTGGAGGAGGGAGAGCTTCATCTTTCGACAGAGTCGGAAATGGCAGATGCGCCCTGA
- the infA gene encoding translation initiation factor IF-1 has translation MAREDHIEMEGVIVDTLPNTMFRVELENGHVVTAHISGKMRKNYIRILTGDKVKVELTPYDLSKGRIVYRSR, from the coding sequence ATGGCACGCGAAGATCATATTGAAATGGAAGGCGTGATCGTTGACACCCTTCCCAATACCATGTTCCGGGTTGAGCTTGAAAACGGCCATGTCGTGACCGCTCACATCTCTGGCAAAATGCGTAAAAACTACATCCGCATTCTGACTGGCGACAAGGTCAAGGTAGAACTAACGCCCTACGACTTGTCCAAAGGCCGTATCGTTTATCGCTCGCGCTAA
- a CDS encoding arginyltransferase, producing the protein MSSNAPRRPVRDLRFFLTVPHACSYLPGKEATTLFLDPQESPVPGVYDSLSLLGFRRSGRHLYRPHCEGCNACRSVRIPVDHFSANRTQRKVWRRNADIETRVIPARFDASHYALYADYIRQRHADGDMFPPSRDQYRTFLTLEEPYAHLLEMYLDDELVAVAAFDQLEHGLSAIYTFFKVDDALEKRSLGTFAILKLIELCQEKRLPHLYLGYWIEECRKMRYKQAFSPIELLDGRHWRPLIR; encoded by the coding sequence GTGAGTAGTAACGCTCCTCGCCGACCCGTGCGGGATTTGCGCTTCTTCCTAACCGTTCCTCATGCCTGCAGCTACTTGCCAGGCAAAGAGGCTACTACGCTGTTTCTTGACCCCCAGGAGTCACCCGTGCCAGGGGTGTACGACTCACTGTCGCTGCTGGGTTTCCGACGCAGCGGGCGCCACTTATACCGCCCCCACTGCGAGGGATGCAACGCTTGTCGATCGGTGCGGATTCCGGTGGATCACTTTAGCGCCAACCGCACCCAGCGAAAAGTCTGGCGGCGCAATGCCGATATCGAAACGCGTGTCATCCCAGCGCGCTTCGATGCTTCGCACTACGCGCTCTACGCTGACTACATTCGACAGCGACACGCTGACGGCGATATGTTCCCACCCAGCCGCGACCAATATCGCACCTTTTTGACGCTGGAAGAACCTTACGCCCATTTGCTGGAAATGTATCTCGACGACGAACTGGTGGCCGTGGCAGCGTTCGACCAGCTCGAACATGGACTATCGGCCATCTATACGTTTTTCAAAGTGGATGATGCGTTAGAGAAACGATCCTTGGGCACGTTTGCCATTTTAAAGCTAATCGAGCTTTGCCAAGAGAAACGGCTTCCCCACCTTTACCTTGGCTACTGGATCGAGGAGTGCCGAAAAATGCGATACAAGCAGGCGTTTTCGCCTATCGAGCTGCTCGATGGTCGCCACTGGCGCCCCTTAATTCGCTAA
- the aat gene encoding leucyl/phenylalanyl-tRNA--protein transferase codes for MLPWLSSPHPTFPSTEQALENPNGLLAAGGELTPAWLVDAYRKGIFPWYSDDDPILWWSPDPRMILLPEQFKRRRSLAKRLRHGGFSVTLNQHFAQVIEACAAPRKDELGTWINPSMRDAYQRLHALGIAHSVEVHHGGQLVGGLYGLAMGPVFFGESMFSRQPDASKIALAHLASAMHTYGGKLIDCQVHTPHLASLGATTVARRTFINYLEKWLPEKAFCLSSTETQAPQVPESPWLAAIASNATAQ; via the coding sequence ATGCTACCTTGGCTCTCATCGCCACACCCCACTTTTCCTTCTACCGAACAGGCGTTGGAGAACCCTAACGGCCTGTTGGCTGCCGGTGGAGAGCTTACACCAGCCTGGCTGGTAGACGCTTACCGAAAAGGGATATTTCCTTGGTATAGCGACGATGACCCCATTTTATGGTGGAGCCCAGATCCACGCATGATACTGCTGCCTGAACAGTTTAAACGACGCCGCAGCCTTGCTAAACGGCTGCGACATGGTGGCTTTAGCGTGACGCTGAATCAACACTTTGCCCAGGTAATCGAAGCGTGCGCTGCGCCACGTAAAGACGAGCTGGGCACCTGGATCAATCCTTCCATGCGCGACGCTTACCAGAGGCTGCATGCATTGGGCATTGCCCACAGTGTCGAGGTCCACCATGGGGGCCAGCTGGTAGGCGGACTCTATGGCTTGGCGATGGGGCCGGTATTTTTCGGCGAGTCGATGTTTTCACGCCAGCCAGACGCCTCTAAAATTGCCCTCGCCCACTTGGCAAGCGCCATGCACACTTACGGCGGCAAGCTCATCGACTGCCAGGTGCATACACCGCATCTGGCCAGCCTCGGCGCAACAACGGTCGCCCGGCGAACGTTCATCAACTATCTTGAGAAGTGGCTGCCAGAAAAGGCGTTTTGCTTATCCAGCACTGAGACTCAAGCGCCCCAGGTGCCAGAATCTCCGTGGCTTGCAGCCATTGCTTCAAACGCAACAGCACAGTGA
- a CDS encoding DNA translocase FtsK, with the protein MKVNKAVDKRTQRQSRQSPSSSQSSARVNAAKDKARRVGLRLQGSAREGVVVVMLALCVFLLLALFSYHPADPGWSYQGPETEVRNWMGPVGAWLADVLYSLLGASALWWPGMFGYAAWWLMRSRQVRFELDPVAIAVRAGGLVLLMFGTTMLGALHFYHPDSILPYASGGILGEGLVGTLKPLVSSGGVGLIAAALILIGFPLFSGMSWLQVADEVGRKLCRIGGWFGERRAKRREKRAERAAVRAAAKAASKKVKQRSWAEPSDTSTDPVDDEVATTTPRASEAIEPPVRPTVSERSPVGRRERREPSFSAPAEDEASSVTDTSIPWEAAAVLSERHAPAPPAAAASQDPELETSPSPKMTPEKDAPEEPIMPLSAHAPEDVQEPAPEPEPEPTPSITDTEVPLEALETSSPNAHAFATKPVDEPEPAVRQEDSEYSPLSAGEEQTSEDVAPTVPLRALRNEPEETSESIAPVELARRSEPAPEPEAAPAPAPTTLRSDESDPAYRPTPMSAESRRERVPEVVPEPVWGDDDDEQPIKPAIQAPASARHEPTFSTESVEEESDNGPTLWTVEHLQSQRPTFETLPEPEGEVPSLQLLTPPEPHQPNYTDEQLADMAELLEVRLREYGVKAEVVDTWPGPVITRFEIKPAAGVKVSKISNLAKDLARSLMVKSVRVVEVIPGRPTVGIEIPNPHRAMIRLREVIDSDRYQQENSPLTMALGQDIGGGPVVANLGKMPHLLVAGTTGSGKSVGVNAMLISMLLKATPDELKLIMVDPKMLELSVYDGIPHLLAPVVTDMKEAANSLRWCVAEMERRYKLMAAMGVRNIAGFNARLDEAERAGAQVADPLWEPQPWEMHQTPPVLEKLPYIVVVIDEFADMFMIVGKKVEELIARLAQKARAAGIHLILATQRPSVDVVTGLIKANIPSRMAFQVSSRIDSRTILDQGGAESLLGHGDMLYLPAGSGPPNRVHGAFVDDDEVHRVVDDWKRRGEPEYIEEILSGGVSADALTGLEAEGVDGDDAEQDALYDEAVQFVTETRKASISAVQRRFKIGYNRAARLVEAMEGAGVVSSMGTNGAREVLAPPPVGH; encoded by the coding sequence TTGAAAGTAAATAAGGCGGTAGACAAGCGAACGCAGCGGCAGTCGCGTCAGTCACCATCGAGTTCTCAATCATCGGCGCGGGTCAATGCCGCGAAGGATAAGGCGCGCCGCGTTGGTCTGCGCTTGCAAGGCTCTGCCCGTGAAGGGGTGGTGGTCGTCATGCTGGCGCTCTGCGTCTTCTTGCTGTTGGCCCTGTTTAGTTACCATCCTGCCGACCCAGGCTGGTCGTACCAAGGCCCCGAAACCGAGGTTCGCAACTGGATGGGGCCCGTGGGTGCTTGGCTGGCCGATGTGCTCTATTCACTGCTGGGTGCAAGTGCCCTATGGTGGCCGGGTATGTTTGGTTACGCCGCCTGGTGGCTGATGCGCTCTCGCCAGGTACGCTTCGAGCTAGACCCAGTGGCCATCGCCGTACGTGCGGGCGGGCTAGTGCTGCTGATGTTCGGCACGACCATGTTGGGGGCACTGCACTTTTACCATCCCGATAGCATTTTGCCCTATGCCTCTGGCGGTATATTGGGAGAGGGGCTGGTGGGCACCTTAAAACCGCTCGTCAGTAGTGGCGGAGTAGGGTTGATCGCTGCAGCGCTCATTCTCATTGGTTTCCCGCTGTTTAGCGGTATGTCTTGGCTGCAAGTGGCCGATGAAGTCGGTCGTAAACTTTGTCGTATCGGCGGTTGGTTTGGCGAGCGCCGTGCCAAGCGGCGTGAAAAGCGTGCCGAACGGGCCGCGGTGCGCGCAGCGGCCAAGGCAGCGTCCAAGAAAGTGAAGCAGCGCTCCTGGGCTGAGCCGAGTGACACGAGTACCGATCCCGTCGATGACGAAGTGGCGACGACTACGCCTCGGGCCAGTGAAGCAATTGAGCCTCCCGTGCGTCCTACCGTCAGTGAGCGCTCACCTGTCGGTCGTCGCGAGCGCCGTGAGCCGAGCTTCTCGGCACCCGCAGAGGATGAGGCGTCGTCGGTCACCGATACGTCGATTCCCTGGGAAGCGGCCGCTGTGCTGAGCGAGCGTCATGCACCGGCCCCTCCCGCGGCTGCCGCATCTCAAGACCCCGAGTTGGAGACATCGCCTTCTCCGAAGATGACGCCAGAGAAAGACGCGCCTGAAGAGCCGATCATGCCGCTCTCCGCGCACGCTCCGGAGGACGTCCAAGAGCCTGCTCCGGAGCCAGAACCTGAGCCGACACCCTCTATTACCGATACAGAGGTACCGCTCGAAGCGCTTGAGACATCCTCGCCAAACGCGCATGCGTTTGCGACCAAGCCCGTGGATGAGCCAGAGCCTGCCGTGCGTCAGGAAGATAGTGAGTACTCACCTTTGAGCGCTGGCGAAGAGCAAACGAGCGAGGACGTTGCCCCGACCGTGCCGCTACGCGCGTTACGCAATGAGCCAGAAGAGACCTCGGAATCCATTGCGCCCGTTGAGCTGGCTCGCCGTTCAGAGCCAGCACCAGAACCAGAGGCAGCACCCGCCCCCGCTCCTACGACGCTGCGCAGTGACGAAAGCGATCCCGCTTATCGGCCTACGCCCATGTCTGCGGAGTCGCGCCGTGAGCGCGTACCCGAGGTGGTGCCCGAGCCGGTGTGGGGTGACGATGATGATGAGCAACCGATCAAGCCCGCCATCCAGGCGCCAGCCAGTGCGCGCCATGAACCTACGTTCTCGACCGAGTCGGTCGAAGAAGAGTCAGACAATGGGCCAACGCTCTGGACCGTCGAGCATCTTCAGAGCCAGCGTCCGACGTTTGAAACGCTTCCAGAGCCCGAGGGCGAGGTGCCCAGCCTGCAGCTGCTAACACCGCCGGAGCCGCATCAGCCGAACTACACGGATGAGCAGCTGGCCGATATGGCGGAACTCCTGGAAGTCAGGTTACGTGAATACGGTGTAAAAGCTGAAGTGGTCGATACGTGGCCGGGGCCGGTCATTACACGTTTCGAGATCAAGCCTGCTGCCGGGGTGAAGGTTTCCAAAATCAGCAACCTGGCCAAAGACCTTGCTCGTTCGCTGATGGTCAAGAGCGTGCGTGTGGTCGAGGTCATCCCTGGTCGGCCCACGGTGGGTATCGAAATTCCCAACCCGCATCGCGCAATGATTCGTTTGCGTGAAGTGATCGATTCGGACCGCTACCAGCAGGAGAATTCACCGCTGACGATGGCGCTTGGCCAAGATATTGGCGGTGGTCCGGTAGTGGCGAATTTGGGCAAAATGCCCCACCTGTTGGTGGCCGGTACGACCGGTTCGGGTAAGTCGGTGGGGGTCAACGCCATGCTGATCTCCATGCTGCTCAAGGCTACACCCGATGAACTCAAGCTGATCATGGTCGATCCCAAGATGCTGGAACTGTCGGTGTATGACGGCATACCGCATTTGCTGGCGCCTGTCGTCACCGATATGAAGGAAGCGGCCAATAGCTTGCGTTGGTGTGTGGCTGAAATGGAGCGCCGTTACAAGCTGATGGCCGCCATGGGCGTGCGTAACATCGCCGGGTTTAACGCGCGCCTCGATGAAGCCGAACGTGCCGGTGCCCAGGTGGCCGACCCGCTATGGGAGCCCCAGCCCTGGGAAATGCATCAAACGCCTCCAGTGCTGGAAAAGCTGCCCTATATCGTAGTGGTCATCGATGAGTTTGCCGATATGTTCATGATCGTCGGCAAAAAGGTCGAAGAGCTGATCGCGCGGCTGGCGCAGAAAGCGCGGGCTGCCGGTATCCATCTGATTCTGGCTACTCAGCGCCCGTCGGTGGATGTGGTGACCGGCCTGATCAAGGCGAACATTCCGTCACGGATGGCGTTCCAGGTCTCCTCGCGGATCGATTCGCGCACCATTCTCGACCAGGGCGGTGCCGAAAGCCTGTTGGGTCATGGCGATATGCTCTACTTGCCCGCGGGCTCCGGTCCACCGAATCGTGTCCATGGTGCCTTCGTGGACGACGATGAAGTCCACCGGGTGGTCGATGACTGGAAGCGTCGAGGCGAGCCGGAGTACATCGAAGAGATTCTTTCCGGCGGCGTATCTGCCGATGCGCTAACCGGGCTAGAAGCGGAAGGCGTCGATGGCGATGATGCCGAACAGGACGCGCTCTATGACGAAGCGGTGCAGTTCGTTACTGAAACGCGAAAAGCGTCGATTTCTGCCGTACAGCGGCGCTTCAAGATCGGTTATAACCGGGCCGCACGTCTGGTCGAGGCCATGGAAGGGGCCGGGGTGGTCTCCTCCATGGGTACCAACGGTGCCCGCGAGGTGCTGGCGCCGCCGCCGGTGGGCCATTAA
- the lolA gene encoding outer membrane lipoprotein chaperone LolA, with protein MREPSNRRSPALALAASALGLTFAAPMTAWANEAAERLTERLDPLENYHATFEQQILDGSGDRLQSARGEMWLSRPGMLRWEVEAPYSQTVVSDGEEVYLYDPDLEQVTVQAMDDRVTHTPALLLSGSADELTASYDVFYEQQDGDDVFTLMPTLADTLFEELSMVFDGDTLTELWMMDSTGQRTAITFSGITRNGTIDRDLFDFQIPEGTDVIREEM; from the coding sequence ATGCGCGAACCCTCTAACCGCCGTTCACCGGCATTGGCACTGGCCGCCAGTGCGCTGGGATTGACTTTTGCTGCCCCTATGACTGCCTGGGCCAATGAGGCGGCAGAGCGGCTCACCGAGCGCTTGGATCCGTTGGAAAACTACCACGCCACCTTCGAGCAGCAGATTCTCGATGGCAGCGGTGATCGTTTGCAGAGCGCACGTGGGGAAATGTGGCTGTCGCGGCCCGGCATGCTGCGCTGGGAAGTCGAGGCGCCTTATTCGCAAACCGTGGTCTCCGATGGTGAGGAGGTGTATCTCTACGACCCTGACCTGGAGCAGGTCACGGTACAGGCGATGGATGACCGTGTGACCCATACGCCCGCGCTGTTGTTATCAGGCAGCGCCGATGAATTGACGGCAAGTTACGATGTGTTCTACGAGCAGCAGGATGGCGACGATGTCTTTACCTTGATGCCGACGCTGGCCGATACGCTGTTCGAGGAGCTCAGCATGGTCTTCGACGGCGATACTCTCACCGAGCTCTGGATGATGGACAGTACCGGTCAGCGCACTGCCATCACCTTTAGCGGCATCACTCGCAATGGCACTATCGACCGCGATCTGTTCGATTTCCAGATCCCCGAAGGTACGGACGTGATTCGCGAAGAGATGTAG